The Glycine soja cultivar W05 chromosome 6, ASM419377v2, whole genome shotgun sequence genome has a window encoding:
- the LOC114414415 gene encoding uncharacterized protein LOC114414415 isoform X1, producing MASNCVNLSNPYHQCTQACSQTTIKTSHSHINKNKTSGYGPSVTDAQLGKKINNKHNQNVRTYPGCPKASNPYHQCDHNCYKRLSDSGAPPPIKLDKKKKLGSKPEPPVLDSVPASKVGAIYLSDASSPISQYSEKKKVETENNEHVSPQTNIQAVKPVNNKDQPIKEGEQHVGNPMLTNDDEDKIASNKIVPISLPISESDDDESVMSSEGRLQVGRYQIKESFGSILQSILDKYGDIGESCQLESVAMRSYYIECVCFVVQELHNSSSIMQLSKSKVKELLAILKDVESAQLGVAWLRSALDELAQNIELINRHQEVEAQKDNSGRQVESLRQELETELESLAQKEQEVANIKTRIPEIRGRLSQLQLKSEELNRSMLSIKSKVHNLHIKSLVDELL from the exons ACCACCATCAAGACGTCGCACTCCcacataaacaaaaacaagacTTCAG GTTATGGCCCAAGTGTCACAGATGCTCAGCTTGGAAAAAAGATCAATAATAAACACAATCAAAACGTACGAACGTACCCAGGTTGTCCTAAAGCATCCAATCCTTACCACCAGTGTGATCACAATTGTTACAAAAGATTATCCGATTCAG GTGCTCCTCCTCCTATAAAGCTggacaagaaaaagaagttaGGTTCAAAACCAGAACCCCCTGTTCTTGACAGTGTTCCTGCCtcaaaagttggggcaatttaCCTATCTGATGCTTCATCACCAATATCACAGTATTCCGAGAAGAAAAAGGTGGAGACAGAAAACAATGAGCACGTTTCTCCTCAGACAAATATCCAAGCTGTAAAG CCTGTCAATAACAAAGACCAACCAATTAAGGAGGGTGAGCAGCACGTTGGGAACCCAATGCTAACAAATGATGATGAGGACAAAATTGCTTCTAATAAAATTGTTCCAATCAGCCTTCCTATTTCAGAAAGTGATGATGATGAGTCTGTGATGAGTTCTGAAGGCCGTCTTCAAGTTGGAAGatatcaaataaaagaaagtttTGGTTCCATCTTGCAATCTATCCTTGACAAGTACGGGGACATAGGAGAAAGCTGTCAGTTGGAATCGGTTGCCATGCGCTCATATTACATTGAGTGTGTATGCTTTGTGGTGCAAGAGTTACATAATTCCTCATCGATAATGCAATTAAGCAAGTCCAAAGTCAAGGAATTATTGGCTATTCTTAAGGATGTAGAATCTGCACAACTTGGTGTGGCTTGGTTGCGTAGCGCCCTCGATGAACTAGCTCAAAATATTGAACTCATTAATAGGCACCAGGAGGTAGAGGCACAAAAGGATAACTCTGGTCGCCAAGTGGAGTCATTGAGACAAGAGCTAGAAACAGAGTTGGAAAGTTTGGCTCAGAAAGAACAAGAGGTTGCCAATATTAAAACACGAATTCCTGAGATCAGAGGTCGTTTGAGCCAGCTCCAGCTCAAGTCAGAAGAACTCAACAGAAGCATGCTATCTATCAAGTCCAAGGTTCATAATTTGCATATCAAATCTTTGGTGGATGAACTATTATAA
- the LOC114414415 gene encoding uncharacterized protein LOC114414415 isoform X2, translating to MASNCVNLSNPYHQCTQACSQTTIKTSHSHINKNKTSDAQLGKKINNKHNQNVRTYPGCPKASNPYHQCDHNCYKRLSDSGAPPPIKLDKKKKLGSKPEPPVLDSVPASKVGAIYLSDASSPISQYSEKKKVETENNEHVSPQTNIQAVKPVNNKDQPIKEGEQHVGNPMLTNDDEDKIASNKIVPISLPISESDDDESVMSSEGRLQVGRYQIKESFGSILQSILDKYGDIGESCQLESVAMRSYYIECVCFVVQELHNSSSIMQLSKSKVKELLAILKDVESAQLGVAWLRSALDELAQNIELINRHQEVEAQKDNSGRQVESLRQELETELESLAQKEQEVANIKTRIPEIRGRLSQLQLKSEELNRSMLSIKSKVHNLHIKSLVDELL from the exons ACCACCATCAAGACGTCGCACTCCcacataaacaaaaacaagacTTCAG ATGCTCAGCTTGGAAAAAAGATCAATAATAAACACAATCAAAACGTACGAACGTACCCAGGTTGTCCTAAAGCATCCAATCCTTACCACCAGTGTGATCACAATTGTTACAAAAGATTATCCGATTCAG GTGCTCCTCCTCCTATAAAGCTggacaagaaaaagaagttaGGTTCAAAACCAGAACCCCCTGTTCTTGACAGTGTTCCTGCCtcaaaagttggggcaatttaCCTATCTGATGCTTCATCACCAATATCACAGTATTCCGAGAAGAAAAAGGTGGAGACAGAAAACAATGAGCACGTTTCTCCTCAGACAAATATCCAAGCTGTAAAG CCTGTCAATAACAAAGACCAACCAATTAAGGAGGGTGAGCAGCACGTTGGGAACCCAATGCTAACAAATGATGATGAGGACAAAATTGCTTCTAATAAAATTGTTCCAATCAGCCTTCCTATTTCAGAAAGTGATGATGATGAGTCTGTGATGAGTTCTGAAGGCCGTCTTCAAGTTGGAAGatatcaaataaaagaaagtttTGGTTCCATCTTGCAATCTATCCTTGACAAGTACGGGGACATAGGAGAAAGCTGTCAGTTGGAATCGGTTGCCATGCGCTCATATTACATTGAGTGTGTATGCTTTGTGGTGCAAGAGTTACATAATTCCTCATCGATAATGCAATTAAGCAAGTCCAAAGTCAAGGAATTATTGGCTATTCTTAAGGATGTAGAATCTGCACAACTTGGTGTGGCTTGGTTGCGTAGCGCCCTCGATGAACTAGCTCAAAATATTGAACTCATTAATAGGCACCAGGAGGTAGAGGCACAAAAGGATAACTCTGGTCGCCAAGTGGAGTCATTGAGACAAGAGCTAGAAACAGAGTTGGAAAGTTTGGCTCAGAAAGAACAAGAGGTTGCCAATATTAAAACACGAATTCCTGAGATCAGAGGTCGTTTGAGCCAGCTCCAGCTCAAGTCAGAAGAACTCAACAGAAGCATGCTATCTATCAAGTCCAAGGTTCATAATTTGCATATCAAATCTTTGGTGGATGAACTATTATAA
- the LOC114414416 gene encoding uncharacterized protein LOC114414416 codes for MADPQPLLLNDSEPTQFQNTRIASLDVFRGLSVFLMIFVDYAASIFPIIAHAPWNGIHLADFVMPFFLFIAGISLALVYKRRPHRTQATWKAFARALNLFALGILLQGGYFHGVTSLTFGVDIQRIRWLGILQRISIGYIVAALCEIWLPAPRWKELGFVKSYYWQWFVAVILLALYSGLLYGLYVPDWQFDVSASTSSLPPIGGGDIYMVNCSVRGDLGPACNSAGMIDRYILGLDHLYRKPVYRNLKGCNMSAKGQVSDSSPSWCHAPFDPEGILSSITAAVSCIIGLQYGHVLAHLQDHKGRLYNWMCFSLSFLALGLFLALIGIPLNKSLYTVSYMLLTSAASGLTFIALYFLVDVHGHRRLTALLEWMGKHSLSIFVIVSSNLAVIAVQGFYWTKPENNIEVSQEGLQRKDYVDPPPAPLIDLAEIKLWSFYRALIAEFIATLLFLYVTVATVIGHKKQTGPCDGVGLLGIAWAFGGMIFVLVYCTAGISGGHINPAVTFGLFLARKVSLIRAVFYMVAQCLGAICGVGLVKAFMKHSYNSLGGGANSVSAGYNKGSALGAEIIGTFVLVYTVFSATDPKRSARDSHVPVLAPLPIGFAVFMVHLATIPITGTGINPARSLGAAVIYNNGKVWDEHWIFWVGPLVGALAAAAYHQYILRAGAIKALGSFRSNPTN; via the exons ATGGCTGATCCACAGCCGCTGCTTCTCAACGATTCCGAGCCAACTCAATTTCAAAACACCCGAATCGCCTCCCTTGACGTCTTTCGCGGCCTCTCTGTTTTT CTTATGATATTTGTGGATTATGCTGCTTCGATCTTCCCCATCATTGCTCATGCCCCCTGGAATGGGATTCACTTGGCTGATTTCGTCatgcctttttttcttttcattgctgGAATTTCTCTTGCCCTCGTTTATAAG AGAAGGCCTCATAGAACCCAAGCTACATGGAAAGCTTTTGCTAGAGCTCTCAACCTCTTTGCTCTTGGTATTCTTCTTCAAG GTGGCTATTTTCACGGAGTTACTTCCTTGACTTTTGGTGTTGACATTCAAAGAATTCGGTGGCTGGGCATTTTACAG AGGATATCTATTGGATACATTGTTGCAGCTTTATGCGAGATCTGGCTTCCAGCTCCACGATGGAAAGAATTAGGTTTCGTCAAAAGTTACTACTGGCAATG GTTTGTTGCAGTAATATTGTTGGCACTTTACTCTGGATTACTGTATGGTCTATATGTTCCAGATTGGCAGTTTGATGTATCAGCCTCGACCTCTTCATTGCCTCCTATTGGTGGTGGTGATATTTACATG GTGAATTGTTCAGTGAGAGGTGATCTTGGACCTGCCTGTAATTCTGCTGGAATGATTGATCGCTATATTCTTGGTCTTGACCATCTGTATAGAAAGCCTGTTTACAGAAATCTCAAG GGGTGCAATATGTCTGCTAAGGGTCAAGTTTCAGATAGTTCACCTTCATGGTGTCATGCTCCTTTTGACCCAGAAGGCATTTTAAG CTCCATAACAGCTGCAGTTTCGTGCATAATTGGACTTCAGTATGGTCACGTTCTTGCCCATCTACAG GACCACAAAGGGCGCCTATACAACTGGATGTGTTTTTCCCTTTCATTTTTGGCTCTTGGACTGTTTCTGGCATTAATAG GAATTCCTCTAAATAAATCGCTGTACACAGTCAGTTATATGCTACTAACTTCTGCAGCTTCTGGTCTCACAttcattgctttatattttctG GTAGATGTTCATGGTCACAGGCGTTTGACAGCGTTGTTGGAGTGGATGGGAAAACACTCCTTGAGTATATTTGTCATCGTATCTTCAAACTTGGCCGTGATTGCTGTTCAAGGATTTTATTGGACTAAACCCGAAAACAACATT GAAGTGAGCCAAGAAGGCCTGCAGAGGAAGGACTACGTAGACCCTCCTCCAGCCCCTCTCATCGACCTTGCCGAGATCAAGCTCTGGTCCTTCTACAGAGCCCTCATCGCCGAGTTCATTGCCACactcctcttcctctacgtcACCGTCGCCACCGTCATCGGCCACAAGAAACAGACCGGACCATGCGACGGCGTTGGCCTTCTCGGCATCGCATGGGCCTTCGGTGGCATGATCTTCGTCCTCGTCTACTGCACCGCCGGCATTTCTG gTGGACACATCAACCCTGCGGTGACTTTTGGCCTGTTCCTGGCCCGCAAGGTGTCTCTCATTCGCGCCGTGTTCTACATGGTAGCACAGTGTCTTGGTGCCATCTGCGGTGTTGGGTTGGTGAAGGCCTTCATGAAGCACTCCTACAACTCCCTCGGCGGCGGTGCTAACTCCGTCAGCGCAGGCTACAACAAAGGCAGTGCTCTGGGTGCTGAGATTATCGGCACTTTCGTCCTTGTCTACACCGTTTTCTCAGCTACCGACCCCAAGAGAAGCGCGCGTGACTCCCATGTCCCc GTGTTGGCCCCATTGCCCATTGGGTTTGCCGTTTTCATGGTTCACTTGGCCACCATTCCCATCACCGGTACCGGGATCAACCCAGCCAGGAGCTTGGGTGCAGCTGTTATCTACAACAATGGCAAAGTTTGGGACGAGCAT TGGATATTCTGGGTTGGGCCATTGGTGGGAGCTTTGGCGGCGGCGGCATACCACCAGTACATCCTTAGAGCAGGGGCTATTAAGGCCTTGGGTTCATTCAGGAGCAACCCTACCAACTAG